In Methanofastidiosum sp., the following are encoded in one genomic region:
- a CDS encoding [LysW]-aminoadipate kinase, protein MIVIKIGGSLGTEVQSLAKEIAELSKKEKIIVVHGGSYETTEISKRLGKETKFVTSVSGFRSRYTDLETVQIMEMVMAGKINKELVKLLQKSGANAFGLSGADGKVLLAKRKDSIKIIEDGKKKILKDDYTGKVENVNKDLIIMLLEKGYLPIICPLAISLEGDIVNTDGDRVAASIASALSADLVVMTNVDGFLKDGNLVTELNLLQIEEAYQFADGGMKKKLLAAKEAVEKGSPRVIIARGNLDNSLENALNGKRTVISR, encoded by the coding sequence ATGATTGTAATAAAGATTGGAGGAAGCCTTGGTACAGAGGTACAGAGCTTAGCAAAAGAGATAGCCGAGCTATCAAAAAAGGAAAAAATAATTGTCGTTCATGGAGGGTCATATGAGACTACAGAAATCTCAAAAAGGCTTGGAAAAGAAACAAAGTTTGTTACATCTGTTTCTGGTTTTAGATCAAGATACACCGATCTTGAAACAGTCCAAATCATGGAAATGGTAATGGCTGGAAAGATAAACAAAGAACTTGTAAAGTTACTCCAAAAATCAGGTGCGAATGCTTTTGGATTATCAGGTGCTGATGGAAAAGTCTTGCTTGCCAAGAGAAAAGATTCTATTAAGATCATTGAAGATGGAAAAAAGAAAATATTAAAGGACGATTACACGGGAAAAGTTGAAAATGTCAATAAAGACTTAATTATCATGTTGCTTGAAAAAGGATATTTGCCCATTATCTGCCCTTTAGCAATCAGTCTTGAAGGAGATATTGTGAACACCGACGGAGATAGGGTGGCTGCCTCTATAGCATCTGCTTTATCTGCTGATCTAGTGGTCATGACAAATGTTGATGGTTTTCTAAAAGATGGAAATCTTGTAACAGAACTTAATTTATTACAAATTGAGGAAGCCTATCAATTTGCAGACGGAGGGATGAAAAAAAAACTTCTTGCTGCCAAAGAAGCTGTAGAAAAGGGTAGTCCCCGAGTAATAATTGCAAGAGGTAATCTCGATAATTCATTAGAAAATGCCTTGAATGGCAAGAGAACGGTGATTTCAAGATGA
- the argC gene encoding N-acetyl-gamma-glutamyl-phosphate reductase, with the protein MKVSIIGASGYTGGELLRLLVNHPEVTLDRITSESNAGSYVHMIHPNLRGFNIKFSSIKESFDSDLVFFCLPHGVSMDYLREFYDTGVKIIDLGADLRLKDKDVYKSWYGLDHKCPELLDQAVYGIPEIHREEIKKTTLVANPGCIATSMIMALYPLSHLNIDKERIVIDSKIGSSASGDSFSASSHHPERSRAIRCYSPIYHRHIAEVEQETGFKVTMAPHAIEMVRGIFTTTYLFLNQPYDEKQIRGIYREFSEKNKFFRVVKQKKGIYRHPDPKILTGSNFCEVGFELDRENRRMIVFSAIDNLMKGAAGAAVQNMNIMYGLEEDTGLKYIGYHPI; encoded by the coding sequence ATGAAAGTTTCAATTATTGGTGCTTCAGGGTATACTGGAGGAGAGTTACTAAGACTATTGGTAAATCATCCTGAAGTAACACTTGATAGAATCACGTCAGAGTCAAATGCTGGCTCTTATGTGCATATGATTCATCCAAATTTAAGAGGATTTAACATTAAATTCTCATCAATCAAAGAATCCTTTGATTCAGATCTAGTATTCTTTTGTCTTCCCCATGGTGTTTCAATGGACTACCTTAGGGAATTTTATGATACAGGCGTAAAGATAATCGATCTAGGGGCAGATTTGAGACTGAAAGACAAAGATGTATACAAATCATGGTACGGTCTTGACCATAAATGCCCAGAGTTGCTGGACCAAGCTGTATATGGTATTCCTGAAATCCATAGAGAAGAAATAAAGAAGACAACACTAGTTGCAAATCCAGGCTGTATTGCAACTTCAATGATTATGGCCCTATACCCGCTTAGCCATCTTAACATTGACAAGGAAAGAATAGTAATTGATAGTAAGATTGGTTCTTCTGCATCAGGAGACTCATTTAGCGCTTCAAGTCATCACCCAGAAAGATCAAGGGCGATAAGATGTTACTCACCAATTTATCATAGGCATATAGCTGAAGTTGAGCAGGAGACTGGGTTCAAAGTCACGATGGCACCACATGCCATAGAGATGGTAAGAGGAATATTCACGACAACTTATCTCTTCTTAAATCAGCCTTATGATGAAAAACAGATCAGAGGAATATACAGAGAGTTTTCTGAGAAAAATAAGTTCTTTAGAGTTGTAAAGCAGAAGAAAGGAATTTACAGACATCCTGACCCCAAAATACTAACAGGCTCAAACTTCTGTGAAGTTGGATTTGAACTTGATAGAGAAAACAGAAGGATGATAGTCTTTTCAGCTATTGATAATCTTATGAAAGGTGCTGCAGGTGCTGCAGTTCAGAACATGAACATCATGTACGGTCTTGAAGAAGATACCGGTCTAAAATATATCGGATATCATCCAATTTAG
- a CDS encoding isocitrate/isopropylmalate dehydrogenase family protein produces the protein MVYKICVIRGDGIGNDVIDAGLKLLSHVNLDFDYSYAEAGYDCYLKNGTSIPQKTIEACRNADATFFGAVSSPPDIPDYKSAIVTLRKELDLFVNVRPIKSLPVEISRSNIDIVIMRENTEGMYKGIEREENGVAIAERHISEKASRRLAEFTYKYAKENNRKRVTVVHKANVLRKTCGLFRRTVLSVSEKFPDIETEEVIVDAMAMRLIKEPERFDVVITTNLFGDILSDEASQLVGGLGIAPSGNIGEKTGLFEPVHGSAPKYAGKDIANPTATFLSAAMMLDFLGEKKEGDRIRNSIFKTFAEGKITKDLGGNLGTLAFTEAVINNLE, from the coding sequence ATGGTATATAAAATATGCGTTATCAGAGGAGACGGTATAGGAAATGATGTAATTGATGCAGGATTAAAGTTACTTTCACATGTTAATCTTGATTTTGATTACTCTTATGCAGAGGCAGGGTATGATTGTTATCTAAAAAATGGAACTTCAATTCCACAAAAAACAATTGAAGCATGTAGAAATGCAGATGCAACTTTTTTTGGGGCTGTTTCGTCACCCCCAGACATACCTGACTATAAGAGTGCGATTGTTACCTTAAGGAAAGAGCTTGATCTTTTCGTAAATGTAAGGCCGATAAAAAGTCTACCTGTGGAAATATCAAGATCAAATATCGATATAGTCATAATGAGAGAAAACACCGAAGGTATGTATAAGGGAATTGAAAGAGAAGAGAATGGAGTCGCAATAGCAGAAAGACACATTTCAGAAAAAGCCTCAAGAAGACTTGCAGAGTTTACGTACAAATATGCAAAAGAGAATAACAGGAAAAGAGTTACTGTGGTACACAAGGCAAATGTATTGAGAAAGACTTGTGGGCTTTTTAGAAGAACTGTGCTATCAGTTTCAGAAAAATTCCCAGATATAGAAACTGAAGAAGTAATTGTAGATGCAATGGCAATGAGATTGATTAAAGAGCCAGAACGATTTGATGTAGTTATTACAACTAATTTATTCGGGGATATATTATCTGATGAAGCATCTCAACTTGTAGGCGGCCTTGGCATCGCGCCCTCAGGAAATATAGGTGAAAAAACAGGACTTTTTGAACCTGTTCATGGCTCAGCACCAAAATATGCTGGCAAAGATATTGCTAATCCAACAGCAACTTTTCTTTCAGCTGCAATGATGCTAGACTTTCTTGGAGAAAAGAAAGAAGGAGACAGAATACGAAATAGTATTTTCAAAACATTTGCTGAAGGTAAGATAACAAAAGATTTGGGTGGAAATCTTGGAACTTTGGCTTTTACTGAGGCAGTAATCAATAATTTGGAGTGA
- the lysX gene encoding lysine biosynthesis protein LysX, with amino-acid sequence MKIGMLYSRVRHDEKFLLEEFRNRGIEVERMDTRCAIFNITDFEKMDYDVVLEREISHLKALYSLKVLNEMGINTVNTYHTASTCGDKVLTTLALTKHKVPSPVTYIAFTAEEALEAIEKIGYPVVLKPATGSWGRLLAKVNDKETAESIIEHKIILGSYHHSVFYIQEYIKKPERDIRAFVVGDEVIGAIYRNSPHWITNTARGGVASNCPLTDEISEICLKAAKAVGGGVVAIDLLEDRGKLLVNEVNYTMEFKNSIAPTGVNIPGKVVDYVIEVAKR; translated from the coding sequence ATGAAGATAGGAATGCTTTATTCAAGAGTCAGACACGACGAGAAGTTTTTACTCGAAGAATTTAGGAATAGAGGGATTGAAGTAGAAAGAATGGATACGAGATGTGCAATATTCAATATAACAGATTTCGAAAAAATGGATTATGATGTAGTATTGGAGAGAGAAATAAGTCATCTTAAAGCCCTTTACTCCCTTAAAGTATTAAATGAGATGGGAATCAATACAGTCAATACTTATCACACTGCTAGTACCTGTGGAGATAAAGTTTTAACAACTTTAGCTTTGACAAAACACAAAGTTCCTTCTCCTGTTACATATATTGCATTTACAGCTGAAGAAGCCCTTGAAGCGATAGAAAAAATAGGGTATCCTGTTGTATTAAAACCTGCGACTGGTTCGTGGGGAAGACTACTTGCAAAGGTAAATGACAAGGAAACAGCTGAAAGTATAATTGAGCATAAAATCATACTTGGTTCATACCATCACTCAGTATTTTACATTCAAGAGTACATTAAAAAACCTGAGAGAGACATCAGGGCTTTTGTGGTGGGGGATGAAGTGATAGGGGCCATATATAGGAACTCTCCACACTGGATAACAAATACAGCCCGCGGTGGAGTTGCCTCTAATTGCCCGTTAACTGATGAAATATCGGAAATTTGTCTTAAAGCTGCAAAAGCTGTTGGTGGCGGAGTAGTTGCAATTGATCTATTAGAAGACAGAGGAAAGCTTTTAGTAAATGAAGTCAATTATACTATGGAGTTTAAGAATAGTATTGCACCAACAGGTGTTAATATACCAGGTAAAGTAGTTGATTATGTTATTGAAGTAGCAAAGAGGTAA
- a CDS encoding 3-isopropylmalate dehydratase small subunit, protein MGKIFRFGDDVNTDEIIPGRYNVTTDPKALAEHCFFEVRPDFSKTVKTGDFIVAGENFGCGSSREHAPIAIKASGVKAVIAKSFARIFYRNCINIGLPIMISDELYDLVQDGEEIQVNLKEGRIKILNTDKEIRSQGFPEFILKIIDAGGIVNFLKNHDIGELEDGI, encoded by the coding sequence GTGGGGAAAATATTCAGATTCGGTGATGATGTAAATACTGATGAAATCATACCAGGCAGATACAACGTGACAACAGATCCAAAAGCACTTGCTGAGCACTGCTTTTTTGAGGTAAGGCCAGATTTTTCAAAGACTGTAAAGACTGGTGACTTCATAGTTGCAGGTGAAAACTTTGGATGCGGCTCATCAAGAGAGCATGCACCAATTGCAATAAAGGCTTCTGGTGTAAAGGCTGTTATTGCAAAGAGCTTTGCAAGGATATTTTATAGAAACTGCATCAACATAGGCCTTCCAATTATGATTTCGGATGAGCTATATGATCTTGTCCAAGATGGAGAAGAGATTCAAGTCAACTTAAAGGAAGGGCGAATCAAAATACTAAATACTGACAAAGAGATCAGATCACAAGGATTTCCAGAATTTATTCTGAAAATTATTGATGCTGGCGGTATTGTCAATTTCTTGAAAAATCATGACATAGGTGAGCTAGAAGATGGTATATAA
- a CDS encoding Lrp/AsnC family transcriptional regulator: protein MDELDIQILSILEENSRMKNTEIAKLLSVSEGSIRRRIDNLIETGIIKNFTVEVSTNFGFISLVLLNTHTQESTDEIVKQIMKIEGVKRVYETTGEWDVVAYVLCNSPKEFNIIIENIRKLKGVNKSTSLTVLNVL from the coding sequence ATGGACGAACTGGATATACAAATATTATCGATTTTAGAAGAAAACTCTAGGATGAAGAACACTGAGATAGCAAAACTACTATCCGTTTCTGAAGGATCTATCCGAAGGAGGATTGATAACCTTATCGAAACAGGTATAATCAAAAACTTCACTGTTGAAGTTTCTACAAATTTTGGATTTATTTCATTGGTGCTCTTAAATACACATACTCAAGAATCAACAGACGAGATTGTAAAACAGATCATGAAAATTGAGGGGGTAAAAAGGGTATACGAAACAACAGGCGAATGGGATGTTGTAGCCTATGTTTTATGTAATTCACCAAAAGAGTTTAATATTATAATAGAAAATATCAGAAAGCTTAAAGGCGTCAATAAATCAACTAGCCTTACAGTGTTGAATGTATTGTAG
- a CDS encoding M20/M25/M40 family metallo-hydrolase: protein MEEIKLLEDIIKIYSPSGKEKEVSDFLFNFLKNIKFNVEQDKEWNVISTIGSGSPYILLTSHMDTVSGEVPFRVEDKKIYGRGACDAKSPLAALLSAFIRFKNKKFKGTLIFAGVTGEEAPNSRGTMELMKKVKADFIFLGEPGSADGITIGYKGRLLLKVLFEGKASHSSSEEENPIQKFIDFSNKVSNLHKGNTLFESLSYSPTSICAESDSNVVPSECRVTIDFRVPPGLSHQEVLKEINQLLDGEIELVEGVNGVITSKNNILAKTLVKAIRENGFSPKYKKKTGSSDMNLLVRLTENIVTYGPGDSSLDHTDMECIDTDEYLKSIDILETAISELLGITSL, encoded by the coding sequence TTGGAAGAAATTAAACTACTTGAAGATATAATAAAAATTTATAGTCCATCGGGAAAGGAGAAAGAAGTTTCTGATTTTTTGTTTAATTTTCTTAAAAATATAAAATTTAATGTTGAGCAGGATAAGGAATGGAATGTTATTTCAACGATTGGTTCCGGCTCGCCTTACATTCTTCTAACAAGTCACATGGATACAGTTAGTGGAGAAGTTCCTTTTAGAGTTGAAGATAAAAAGATATACGGTAGAGGTGCATGTGATGCCAAATCGCCTCTTGCAGCTCTACTTTCTGCCTTTATTAGGTTCAAAAATAAAAAATTTAAAGGAACACTTATCTTTGCTGGGGTTACTGGGGAAGAGGCCCCAAATTCCAGGGGCACTATGGAATTAATGAAAAAAGTAAAAGCAGATTTCATATTCTTAGGTGAACCCGGTTCTGCTGATGGTATCACAATAGGTTACAAAGGCAGATTGCTACTGAAGGTATTGTTCGAAGGTAAGGCTTCACACTCATCTTCAGAAGAAGAAAATCCAATCCAAAAGTTCATAGATTTTTCAAATAAAGTTTCTAATTTACATAAAGGAAATACTCTTTTTGAGTCACTTAGTTACTCGCCAACTTCAATATGCGCAGAGTCCGATAGTAATGTGGTACCAAGTGAATGTAGAGTTACCATAGATTTTAGAGTTCCTCCAGGATTATCACATCAGGAGGTATTGAAAGAAATAAACCAACTGCTTGATGGTGAAATTGAGCTAGTCGAAGGCGTCAATGGAGTAATCACTTCAAAGAATAACATACTTGCAAAAACATTAGTAAAGGCTATAAGGGAAAATGGATTTTCCCCGAAATATAAGAAAAAAACAGGATCTTCCGATATGAATCTCCTTGTTAGATTGACAGAGAACATAGTTACCTATGGTCCAGGTGACTCATCTTTAGATCATACAGATATGGAATGTATCGACACTGACGAGTATCTTAAATCCATTGATATCTTAGAGACGGCAATATCAGAACTCCTTGGGATAACTTCTCTTTAG
- the lysW gene encoding lysine biosynthesis protein LysW gives MGECPECSCVIEIENPEVGDIVECSECGIELEIISLDPLVLEVAPEEEEDWGE, from the coding sequence ATGGGAGAATGTCCAGAATGTAGTTGCGTTATTGAAATAGAAAATCCAGAAGTAGGGGACATCGTAGAGTGCTCTGAGTGCGGAATAGAGCTTGAAATAATAAGCCTTGACCCATTAGTACTAGAAGTTGCCCCTGAAGAAGAAGAGGATTGGGGAGAATAA
- a CDS encoding aspartate aminotransferase family protein has translation MIYKDLEEKYGSGVYYKRDIEIISGKGVYLYDSQGNEYIDCVAGHGVCLFGHSHPKIVQAIKEQSDKLISCPEIFYNDKRAELLEKIAEITPKGLTKSFLSNSGAEAVEAALKFSRKITGKTDIVSFTFGFHGRTMGALSATWKAEYKKPFLPLIPGFCHTAYNNLEKLQELITDDTAAIIVEPIQGEGGVKPANVEFMKGIREICDQKGILMIVDEVQTGFGRTGELFAINRYNVSPDILCLGKGIAGGIPMGATVIREDLSNLDKGEHGSTFGGNPLACNASLAAIRTLMEEKLVERSKENGEYFLGQLKKNIDESVYKDIRGFGLMIGIEMKQKVGPYLAQLMEKKVLALTAGKLVVRYLPPLIIEKEHIDRVVEATGEIIGRN, from the coding sequence ATGATCTATAAAGATCTAGAAGAAAAATATGGTAGCGGAGTCTACTATAAAAGAGATATTGAAATTATTTCAGGTAAGGGTGTCTATCTTTATGATAGCCAAGGAAATGAATATATAGATTGTGTGGCAGGCCATGGAGTTTGTCTTTTTGGACATTCTCATCCCAAAATAGTCCAAGCTATAAAAGAGCAGTCTGATAAATTAATTTCATGCCCTGAAATATTTTATAATGACAAGAGAGCAGAACTTTTGGAAAAAATAGCTGAAATTACTCCGAAAGGGCTTACAAAATCATTTTTATCAAACTCTGGTGCGGAAGCTGTTGAAGCTGCATTAAAGTTTTCAAGAAAAATCACTGGAAAGACTGACATTGTTTCATTCACATTTGGGTTTCATGGAAGAACAATGGGGGCACTTTCAGCTACATGGAAGGCTGAATACAAAAAACCTTTCTTGCCCCTGATACCAGGTTTTTGCCATACAGCTTACAATAATTTAGAAAAACTTCAAGAGTTAATTACAGACGATACCGCTGCAATTATTGTAGAGCCCATCCAAGGGGAGGGTGGAGTTAAACCCGCCAACGTGGAGTTTATGAAAGGTATCAGAGAAATTTGTGATCAAAAAGGAATATTGATGATTGTGGATGAGGTCCAGACAGGATTTGGGAGAACTGGAGAACTTTTTGCAATAAATAGATACAATGTTTCACCAGATATATTATGTCTTGGAAAAGGAATAGCCGGCGGTATACCTATGGGAGCGACTGTTATCAGGGAAGATCTATCAAATCTTGATAAGGGCGAACACGGTTCTACATTTGGGGGAAATCCTCTTGCATGTAACGCGTCACTTGCAGCAATAAGGACTCTAATGGAAGAAAAGCTTGTAGAAAGATCAAAAGAAAACGGAGAATACTTCTTAGGTCAGCTGAAGAAGAATATCGATGAAAGTGTATACAAAGATATAAGAGGTTTTGGCCTTATGATTGGAATTGAGATGAAGCAGAAGGTAGGGCCCTATCTTGCACAACTTATGGAGAAAAAAGTACTTGCACTTACAGCAGGGAAACTTGTAGTCCGATACCTCCCGCCTTTAATAATTGAAAAGGAACATATTGATAGGGTTGTAGAGGCAACGGGTGAAATTATTGGAAGAAATTAA
- a CDS encoding 3-isopropylmalate dehydratase large subunit, with product MGTVAEEIFSKKLSRDVSAGEIVLVDIDVTMSHDNTTPLAIKALRNTGKPLYDKNRIVVIFDHVQPPASVESATLQKEVLEFIKKEGVKNFFREGICHQVLVEKGFVIPGRVIIGGDSHTCTYGALGAFGTGVGSTDIGVSYATGKNWFRVPETFYFDVNGSFAKGVYPKDLILKIIGKVGARGATYKACEFGGETIENMALGDRLTLTNMAIEMGGKTGLIKTDKVTEKFLKSRGYSYQEIVPKDPNYEKVFEFDVDDLTPQLAVSPRVDNVYPVEKYAGTEVDEVFIGTCTNGRIEDLEIAARMFKGKKLSPLLKTIIVPASNEVYFEAMNRGYIKIFMDAGAMVCNPGCGPCIGRHQGVIAPGDRALTTMNRNFIGRMGSDKGEIIIASPATAAATALTGKITDPREVM from the coding sequence ATGGGAACAGTTGCTGAAGAGATTTTTTCTAAGAAACTTTCTAGAGATGTGTCGGCTGGAGAAATTGTATTGGTCGATATAGATGTAACGATGAGTCATGACAATACGACACCGCTTGCAATCAAAGCATTGAGAAATACAGGCAAACCATTGTATGATAAGAACAGGATTGTTGTTATCTTTGACCATGTCCAGCCACCGGCATCAGTTGAAAGTGCCACATTACAGAAAGAAGTGTTGGAATTCATAAAAAAAGAAGGCGTAAAGAACTTCTTTAGGGAAGGGATTTGCCACCAGGTTCTTGTTGAGAAAGGATTTGTCATACCAGGTAGAGTGATTATTGGTGGAGATTCACACACCTGCACTTATGGTGCCCTTGGAGCATTTGGAACTGGAGTAGGATCAACTGATATTGGTGTTTCTTACGCTACTGGAAAGAATTGGTTTAGAGTTCCAGAAACGTTCTACTTTGATGTTAATGGATCATTTGCTAAGGGGGTGTACCCAAAAGATTTGATCTTAAAAATTATAGGGAAAGTCGGTGCTAGGGGTGCTACTTACAAGGCATGCGAGTTTGGTGGAGAAACAATTGAGAATATGGCGTTAGGAGATAGACTTACCCTCACTAACATGGCAATCGAAATGGGGGGAAAGACAGGATTGATAAAAACTGACAAAGTAACAGAGAAATTTCTAAAGTCAAGAGGATACTCATATCAGGAAATTGTTCCAAAAGATCCAAATTATGAGAAAGTCTTTGAATTTGATGTTGATGACCTAACACCCCAGCTAGCTGTTTCTCCAAGGGTAGATAATGTCTATCCTGTAGAAAAGTATGCAGGGACAGAAGTTGATGAAGTATTCATAGGAACATGCACAAACGGTAGAATAGAGGACCTAGAAATTGCTGCAAGGATGTTCAAGGGAAAGAAGTTAAGCCCGCTTCTTAAAACTATTATTGTTCCAGCATCAAATGAGGTATACTTTGAGGCAATGAATAGAGGATACATAAAAATATTCATGGATGCAGGGGCAATGGTTTGTAATCCTGGGTGTGGGCCATGTATTGGAAGACACCAAGGAGTAATTGCACCAGGAGATAGGGCCCTTACAACTATGAACAGGAATTTCATAGGGAGAATGGGTTCAGACAAAGGCGAAATTATAATAGCATCTCCAGCAACAGCTGCCGCAACTGCACTTACAGGAAAAATCACAGATCCAAGAGAGGTGATGTAG
- the lysS gene encoding homocitrate synthase has translation MVKILDTTLREGEQTAGVSFTINEKMALAKMLDDFGVDMIEVGHPNVSPKIEEFIRKVVKEELKAEIVGHVRAVKGDVEMAVDCEVDRVAIFLATSNVHLKDKLKMTKEVAIEKVVDCVQYAKDHGLKVRYTPEDATRTEFDYLIEICNAAIDAGADRISVADTVGVMQPHIFYDLVKTIKSNLKPVGIDVHCHNDFGLAVANAMAGVRAGADCVHTTVNGIGERTGIVDLSNFVVATHILDNENLKYDLKMLKQISAYVEKITGIYVYPLMPIMGDNAFTHKSGVHTDGVLKNPSTYEPFSPEMVGKERKIIVDKFAGRRAVMSKLNQYGIEANDEDLLKIIHEIKKVGDERKIVHETDILDIAEKVLGVKAVTIPTGVDAVLFLRLEAHIYTTSISRKIKNMKGVEKLYEMSGDEDISIYASLKNVAELNNLIEDIRSIPGVLATSTRVVLKKYGEVNGNSC, from the coding sequence ATGGTCAAGATATTGGACACAACTTTAAGGGAAGGCGAGCAGACCGCAGGCGTTTCTTTTACAATCAATGAAAAGATGGCACTTGCTAAGATGCTTGACGATTTTGGGGTTGACATGATAGAGGTAGGTCATCCTAACGTTTCTCCAAAGATTGAAGAGTTTATCAGAAAGGTTGTGAAAGAGGAACTCAAGGCAGAAATAGTAGGACATGTCAGAGCCGTCAAGGGAGACGTAGAAATGGCTGTTGACTGTGAAGTTGACAGAGTTGCAATATTTCTTGCAACTTCTAATGTTCATCTTAAAGACAAATTAAAGATGACCAAGGAAGTAGCAATAGAGAAAGTAGTAGATTGTGTCCAATATGCAAAAGACCACGGACTTAAAGTCAGGTACACACCCGAAGATGCCACAAGGACAGAATTCGATTATCTTATTGAAATCTGTAATGCTGCCATTGATGCTGGGGCTGACAGAATAAGTGTAGCAGATACCGTTGGGGTTATGCAACCCCACATTTTTTATGATCTTGTTAAGACTATTAAAAGTAATTTAAAGCCTGTTGGAATTGATGTTCACTGCCATAATGATTTTGGACTTGCTGTTGCAAATGCTATGGCAGGTGTTAGGGCTGGAGCTGATTGTGTTCACACCACAGTGAATGGTATAGGAGAAAGAACAGGTATAGTAGATTTATCTAACTTTGTAGTGGCTACTCACATTTTAGATAATGAAAACTTAAAATATGATCTTAAGATGTTAAAACAAATCTCCGCATATGTAGAAAAGATAACAGGGATATATGTTTACCCACTGATGCCAATAATGGGGGATAATGCTTTCACACACAAAAGTGGTGTCCACACAGATGGTGTTTTAAAGAATCCATCTACTTACGAGCCTTTTTCACCGGAGATGGTTGGGAAGGAAAGGAAGATAATTGTCGATAAGTTCGCTGGCAGAAGGGCGGTTATGTCAAAGTTAAATCAGTATGGAATTGAGGCCAATGATGAAGATTTATTAAAGATAATTCATGAAATTAAGAAGGTAGGAGACGAAAGAAAGATTGTGCATGAAACAGATATCCTAGACATTGCTGAAAAGGTGCTTGGTGTTAAAGCCGTGACTATACCAACTGGAGTTGATGCTGTTTTGTTCCTAAGGCTTGAGGCCCATATATACACAACATCGATCTCTAGAAAAATAAAGAACATGAAGGGTGTTGAAAAGCTCTACGAAATGTCTGGAGACGAAGATATCTCAATCTATGCATCGTTAAAAAATGTTGCAGAGCTCAATAACTTGATAGAAGATATAAGAAGTATTCCTGGAGTTCTTGCAACAAGTACGAGAGTAGTTCTAAAGAAATATGGTGAGGTTAATGGGAACAGTTGCTGA
- a CDS encoding response regulator — MMVKILLVDDNQDFLDILKQGLHTHEVLLANNGLEGVETYKKELPDVVVMDIKMPVMDGINATKEIIKFNPNAIVIGGTAYTELQKDLFDAGAKFVLIKPFSIDSIEKIIEKHVLKKRPRTGYYK, encoded by the coding sequence ATTATGGTAAAAATACTACTCGTTGATGACAATCAAGATTTTTTGGATATATTGAAACAAGGTCTTCACACGCATGAGGTTTTACTTGCAAATAATGGATTGGAAGGCGTAGAGACTTACAAAAAAGAATTACCGGATGTTGTCGTAATGGACATAAAAATGCCCGTTATGGATGGTATTAATGCCACAAAAGAGATAATTAAGTTTAATCCAAATGCAATTGTTATAGGTGGCACGGCTTATACAGAATTACAGAAAGATCTATTTGACGCGGGTGCAAAATTTGTTCTTATCAAACCATTCTCAATTGATTCAATAGAAAAAATAATAGAAAAACACGTTTTAAAAAAGAGGCCTAGGACAGGATATTATAAATAG